A region from the Kosmotoga arenicorallina S304 genome encodes:
- a CDS encoding exo-beta-N-acetylmuramidase NamZ family protein has translation MKVKKMRVKLGIDKILENRTRYAKMNLGLLTNSSGVTSKLEINLEKLLESGFNIKKLFGPEHGISGAVADGEKVKDSMDPRYGLPVFSLYGNHLRPTEEMLDGLNAVIYDIQDVGLRYYTYIYTLGYLMEACAEKGIKVIVLDRPNPLGEKIEGPIVRKGYESFVGGYGLSIRYGMTIGELANYLNAEFNIGVDLEVIKMDNWRRTSYYDETGLLWPTPSPNIPGLEHTILYTGLCLLEGVNISVGRGTVHPFKYIGAPWLKSEEVLKELRKFSHEGIAMRERNFIPFSARYMNELCYGLEFYVTDRYKADPLRLALNLIHVIIKLHPESFAWDHVYHDAEGRNHFDRLIGNPDYKSLLEKGVTGDELSELWKEEQENFTEIARKYYLYH, from the coding sequence ATGAAGGTGAAAAAAATGAGAGTAAAGCTTGGAATAGATAAGATTCTCGAGAATAGAACCAGATACGCTAAAATGAACCTCGGGCTACTTACGAACTCATCGGGGGTTACTTCAAAACTTGAAATCAACCTCGAGAAGCTTTTAGAGAGTGGTTTCAATATAAAGAAGCTCTTTGGGCCAGAACATGGGATATCGGGAGCCGTTGCTGATGGAGAAAAAGTAAAAGACAGCATGGATCCGAGATATGGCTTGCCTGTATTTTCCCTTTACGGCAATCACTTAAGACCCACAGAAGAAATGCTCGATGGACTAAATGCCGTGATATACGACATACAGGATGTGGGGCTTCGTTATTATACCTATATCTACACTCTTGGTTATTTAATGGAGGCTTGTGCTGAAAAAGGAATAAAAGTCATTGTTCTGGATAGACCTAACCCTCTGGGAGAAAAAATCGAAGGCCCCATAGTGAGAAAAGGCTATGAATCCTTTGTTGGTGGTTATGGTTTGAGCATTCGATACGGCATGACAATCGGGGAATTGGCAAATTATCTGAATGCTGAATTTAACATAGGCGTGGATCTTGAAGTAATAAAAATGGACAACTGGAGAAGAACCTCCTATTATGACGAAACGGGCCTGTTATGGCCAACTCCTTCACCAAATATTCCGGGTCTTGAGCATACGATCCTTTACACCGGCTTGTGCCTGCTGGAAGGTGTAAATATTTCCGTGGGACGCGGTACAGTCCACCCCTTCAAATACATCGGAGCACCCTGGTTGAAATCAGAAGAAGTGCTCAAGGAACTCAGAAAATTCTCCCACGAAGGAATAGCAATGCGTGAGCGGAATTTTATCCCCTTCTCAGCCAGGTATATGAACGAATTATGCTATGGACTCGAATTTTATGTCACCGACAGGTATAAGGCAGATCCGTTAAGGCTTGCTTTGAACCTTATCCATGTCATTATAAAGCTTCATCCTGAGAGTTTTGCCTGGGATCATGTATATCATGACGCAGAGGGGCGCAATCATTTTGACAGGTTAATCGGTAATCCTGATTATAAATCGCTGCTTGAAAAAGGCGTTACCGGTGACGAGTTATCAGAATTATGGAAAGAAGAACAGGAAAATTTCACTGAGATTGCACGTAAATACTACCTTTATCACTAA
- a CDS encoding FAD-binding oxidoreductase, whose product MPEIPVELYEKLKEILGNRMKTEEDFLEKYSRDETAELQGSKPGVVLFPISTEEVSQIIRLANEYMIPVTPRGAGTGLSGGAIPTPGGIVLSLEKMNKLIEFDEANLMITVEPGMITSEIQKIAEKYNLIYAGDPCSSESSTIGGNIAENAGGNKVLKYGPTGAHVYGLEVVLPTGEVTSFGGKMVKNVTGLDFVHLLVGSEGTLGIVTKITLRLMPKPRYSVALLAPFESVDAAISAVPALIKDAGVMPSSLEFMDNPSIKLACDFLNVSFPYSEAGAHLILEIEGNDKEAVADEYEKLGDICQREGALEVFVADNRNTREKLWKVRKAIAEALMVYSPVHCMEDVSVPTANIPALLKGARQIAKAHDLGTIAFGHAGDGNVHITFIKGKSSIEHWNTHLKTALANLYELTKNLGGCISGEHGIGLKRKKYLPIAVDQAQIDLIKGIKRVFDPNNILNPGKIIDV is encoded by the coding sequence ATGCCTGAAATCCCCGTTGAATTATATGAAAAGCTAAAAGAAATTCTCGGCAACAGAATGAAAACCGAAGAAGATTTTCTGGAAAAATATTCCCGTGACGAAACGGCAGAGCTGCAGGGCAGCAAACCCGGTGTTGTGCTTTTCCCGATTTCAACTGAAGAAGTGTCGCAAATCATTAGATTGGCAAACGAATACATGATTCCTGTAACCCCAAGGGGTGCCGGGACAGGTTTATCAGGCGGGGCTATTCCAACACCTGGTGGCATAGTTCTTTCACTGGAAAAGATGAACAAGCTGATTGAATTTGACGAGGCAAATCTCATGATAACCGTTGAACCGGGTATGATAACCAGCGAAATTCAGAAAATCGCTGAAAAATATAACCTGATTTATGCCGGCGACCCTTGTAGCAGTGAAAGCTCTACCATAGGTGGAAACATAGCAGAAAATGCCGGTGGGAACAAAGTGCTGAAATACGGGCCAACAGGAGCCCATGTGTACGGTCTTGAAGTTGTATTGCCTACGGGAGAAGTAACAAGCTTTGGTGGAAAGATGGTTAAAAACGTCACGGGGCTTGACTTTGTTCATCTGCTCGTCGGCTCCGAAGGAACACTGGGAATAGTGACAAAGATAACTCTCAGGTTAATGCCGAAACCGAGATACTCTGTGGCGCTTCTGGCACCGTTCGAATCGGTGGATGCCGCGATAAGCGCCGTTCCTGCACTGATAAAAGATGCAGGCGTAATGCCTTCATCTCTTGAGTTTATGGACAATCCTTCTATAAAGCTCGCTTGTGACTTTTTGAATGTGAGCTTTCCTTATTCAGAGGCTGGAGCCCACTTGATTCTGGAAATTGAGGGAAACGACAAAGAAGCTGTTGCAGATGAATACGAAAAGCTTGGAGACATTTGTCAGCGCGAAGGTGCTCTCGAAGTCTTTGTTGCTGATAACAGGAACACAAGGGAAAAGCTCTGGAAAGTGAGAAAAGCCATTGCAGAAGCCCTCATGGTATACAGCCCTGTTCATTGTATGGAAGATGTGTCAGTTCCTACTGCAAATATCCCGGCCTTACTAAAAGGAGCAAGGCAAATCGCAAAAGCCCATGACTTGGGCACTATTGCCTTTGGCCATGCGGGAGACGGAAACGTTCATATCACTTTCATAAAAGGTAAAAGCTCAATTGAACACTGGAACACCCACCTTAAAACCGCTCTTGCAAATCTCTATGAACTCACCAAAAATCTCGGAGGATGCATAAGCGGAGAGCACGGAATAGGCTTAAAGAGGAAAAAGTATTTGCCAATTGCCGTTGATCAGGCTCAAATTGATCTTATAAAGGGAATTAAAAGGGTTTTTGATCCCAACAACATACTCAATCCCGGAAAAATAATCGATGTTTGA
- a CDS encoding electron transfer flavoprotein subunit beta/FixA family protein, producing the protein MRIAVLVKQVPDTDLVKLDPETGTMIRENTGNIINPLDLHAIEAALRIKEFMSSETDIVAFSMGPPVAEVALREAIAMGVNDAYLISDRRFAGADTLATATVLSKALEEFGPFDLVLAGEKAVDGETGQVGPEVGAILDLPVLSYVAKIVEFTEKSIIIEREVEDGKEIWESRLPCLLTLTKEVNEPRLPTLNMKKKARRVKIKTLNCDSLKIDETTVGLKGSPTRVAKITTPKIARNAVIYEGKELEEGIWKVIELLKPYLEENHE; encoded by the coding sequence ATGAGGATTGCCGTACTTGTGAAACAGGTTCCAGATACAGACCTGGTTAAATTAGATCCTGAAACGGGAACCATGATAAGAGAGAATACTGGCAATATAATAAACCCGCTGGACCTTCATGCGATAGAAGCAGCCCTGAGGATAAAGGAATTCATGTCTTCCGAAACAGATATTGTTGCTTTTTCTATGGGGCCACCTGTTGCAGAAGTGGCTTTGAGAGAAGCGATTGCCATGGGAGTGAATGATGCTTATTTGATCAGTGACCGCAGGTTTGCAGGTGCGGATACCCTTGCAACAGCTACGGTCCTTTCAAAAGCCCTTGAAGAATTTGGCCCCTTTGATCTCGTTCTCGCAGGCGAAAAAGCGGTTGACGGAGAAACGGGTCAGGTTGGTCCGGAAGTTGGTGCTATTTTGGATTTACCCGTCCTTTCATATGTAGCCAAAATCGTAGAATTTACCGAAAAGAGTATCATTATCGAACGCGAAGTGGAGGATGGTAAAGAGATCTGGGAATCCAGGCTTCCATGTCTACTTACACTCACCAAAGAAGTAAATGAACCAAGGCTTCCAACATTGAATATGAAGAAAAAAGCAAGGAGGGTAAAAATTAAAACCCTCAACTGCGATTCTCTGAAGATTGACGAAACAACTGTTGGACTTAAAGGATCTCCTACAAGAGTTGCAAAAATAACAACTCCAAAAATCGCCAGAAATGCCGTTATATACGAAGGAAAAGAACTTGAAGAGGGTATATGGAAAGTAATAGAGCTTCTCAAGCCTTATCTGGAGGAAAATCATGAGTAA
- a CDS encoding sensor domain-containing diguanylate cyclase — MFERLNPDILRRLFQKQKDALLLFDFEGNLKAWNDSALKIINAGTENLETLSFEDLFTTLQFHETLSCLLNGETEYIHTKAALDNEKTFEIYCELIKNSSFETLILCRLHPAHTPEAEVKSWFDILAETAPMAILIYQNNKWVYANSMAETLSGYSKAELQTMNFWDLVKPNYREFVKEIGGKRQKGERSTKHYELEIVSKDGKTKWLYLTSDTTVYKGKPAGIVVAMDITEQKKTEKALRESEEKFFKYFDMAQVINLVLDKKGIIRLINKKGERLLGLEKKEILGRKWFDFIPDYQKIEVKDTFEKLLKKPSEKEFFENSIVDSKGKERMVSWRNTVIYNQNNEVEAILSSGIDVTKEREMLYQLNKYKNLYEVLLDITSYALKKGWSEKDYQSLLEKIVSVIPEAHAGSAVIKIKDRFHFVASVGYDLETLKKISFSENEVMRYSRQPAFMRFSEIGFRKEDQRNKIFRQIGSMRIKSILIIPIYLEKELVSIIFLDNFDSEEAFDDIELDFARLIKRHMELLLLKVQTESKLLYVSEHDILTGVLNRRAFAKRAKEIIKLSRRYHHSFSVMYLDCNGFKHVNDTYGHDVGDVLLNRICRRIENEIRESDIFARVGGDEFLILLPETTEESAKSLSERIKKSLKEKFVINGYEAKISMSIGISFFPQDSEDVETLIQLADRRMYLSKKNAKTR; from the coding sequence ATGTTTGAGAGACTTAACCCGGATATTTTAAGGAGGCTTTTTCAAAAACAAAAAGATGCTCTTCTTCTCTTTGATTTCGAGGGTAACCTGAAAGCATGGAATGACAGTGCTCTAAAAATCATTAATGCTGGCACTGAAAATCTCGAAACACTTTCTTTTGAGGATTTATTCACCACCTTGCAATTCCATGAGACCCTCTCTTGCCTCTTGAACGGAGAGACTGAATACATTCATACCAAAGCGGCATTAGACAACGAAAAAACCTTCGAAATCTATTGCGAACTCATCAAAAATTCTTCATTTGAAACCCTCATACTTTGTCGTCTTCATCCTGCTCATACCCCTGAAGCCGAGGTAAAAAGCTGGTTCGACATTCTGGCTGAAACCGCTCCTATGGCAATTCTGATTTATCAGAACAACAAATGGGTTTATGCAAATTCAATGGCCGAAACACTCAGCGGATATTCAAAAGCCGAATTACAAACAATGAATTTCTGGGATCTTGTCAAACCAAATTACAGGGAGTTTGTAAAGGAAATCGGCGGCAAGAGGCAAAAAGGCGAGAGGAGTACCAAGCACTATGAACTGGAAATCGTTAGCAAAGATGGGAAAACGAAATGGCTGTATCTGACAAGTGATACCACGGTATACAAAGGGAAGCCAGCGGGTATTGTTGTAGCCATGGATATTACAGAACAAAAGAAAACAGAAAAAGCTCTCAGGGAAAGCGAAGAAAAATTCTTCAAGTACTTCGATATGGCACAGGTAATAAACCTGGTCCTTGATAAAAAGGGAATAATAAGGCTTATCAATAAAAAAGGCGAACGCCTTCTTGGACTTGAAAAAAAAGAAATACTCGGAAGAAAATGGTTTGACTTCATTCCAGACTATCAAAAGATAGAAGTGAAGGATACTTTTGAGAAACTTCTGAAAAAGCCGTCAGAAAAAGAATTTTTCGAAAATTCCATCGTAGATTCAAAGGGCAAAGAAAGAATGGTCTCCTGGCGAAACACGGTGATTTACAACCAAAACAATGAAGTTGAAGCAATTTTATCTTCTGGAATTGACGTTACAAAGGAAAGAGAAATGCTTTATCAGCTAAACAAATACAAAAACCTCTACGAAGTGCTGCTCGATATCACCTCCTATGCGCTGAAAAAGGGCTGGTCAGAAAAGGATTATCAGTCGCTCCTTGAAAAAATTGTCTCCGTAATTCCAGAAGCCCATGCGGGAAGCGCTGTGATTAAAATAAAAGATCGTTTTCACTTTGTCGCCAGTGTAGGCTACGATCTGGAAACGTTGAAAAAAATAAGCTTCTCGGAGAATGAAGTTATGAGATATTCAAGACAGCCAGCCTTTATGAGATTTTCTGAAATTGGTTTCAGAAAAGAGGACCAGAGAAACAAAATATTCAGGCAAATTGGTTCTATGAGAATAAAATCAATTCTGATTATCCCTATATATCTTGAAAAAGAGCTGGTTAGCATTATTTTCCTCGATAACTTCGATAGCGAAGAGGCTTTTGACGATATAGAACTCGATTTTGCCAGACTCATCAAAAGGCACATGGAACTACTGCTGTTGAAAGTGCAAACAGAGAGCAAACTGCTTTATGTTTCTGAGCATGACATCTTAACAGGTGTTCTTAACAGGCGCGCCTTCGCCAAAAGGGCCAAAGAAATAATCAAATTATCAAGGCGATATCACCATAGCTTCAGCGTTATGTACCTTGACTGCAATGGTTTCAAGCATGTAAACGACACCTATGGGCATGATGTCGGTGATGTGCTTTTGAACCGTATATGTAGGCGTATAGAAAACGAGATAAGAGAAAGCGATATCTTCGCACGGGTTGGTGGTGACGAATTTCTGATCTTGTTGCCTGAAACAACTGAAGAAAGTGCAAAAAGCCTATCAGAACGTATTAAAAAGTCTCTGAAAGAAAAATTTGTTATAAACGGCTATGAAGCGAAAATATCTATGAGTATAGGTATATCTTTCTTCCCCCAGGACAGCGAAGATGTGGAAACACTTATTCAACTGGCTGATAGAAGAATGTATTTATCAAAGAAAAACGCAAAAACAAGATAA
- the murQ gene encoding N-acetylmuramic acid 6-phosphate etherase, with the protein MKEELEHLITESINEKSKYIDRVPIIEKLRIINEEDKKIACAVEKEISKIEKAILLTLSSLRKGGKVLYVGAGTSGRLGVVDASEIYPTFGESEAFKAIMAGGERAFLTPVEDAEDKEESAAEELKRAGITAVDTVIGITASGRTPFVLSALRTARDIGASTVAISNVPDPKVASFADVSIEVVTGPEVLTGSTRMKAGTAQKMVLNMISTVTMIEMGKVYRNFMTDLVVTNRKLVERAIKMIQIATGIGYEKAKKLFEDSGKVPRIAIYMALTGADREKAKAELEKADGKLYKALGENES; encoded by the coding sequence ATGAAGGAAGAATTGGAGCACTTGATCACTGAAAGTATCAACGAAAAAAGTAAATACATTGATAGAGTTCCAATTATTGAAAAACTCAGGATTATAAATGAAGAGGACAAGAAAATCGCTTGCGCAGTAGAAAAGGAGATCTCCAAAATAGAAAAGGCAATTCTTCTTACCTTGTCCAGCTTGAGAAAAGGAGGAAAAGTCTTATACGTAGGGGCCGGGACCAGCGGAAGGCTTGGTGTTGTAGATGCTTCTGAAATATATCCCACCTTTGGTGAAAGTGAAGCTTTCAAAGCCATTATGGCAGGTGGTGAAAGGGCCTTTTTGACCCCAGTTGAAGACGCGGAAGACAAAGAAGAATCAGCTGCTGAAGAACTGAAAAGAGCAGGAATAACCGCCGTTGATACAGTTATTGGCATAACGGCAAGTGGAAGAACTCCCTTTGTGCTTTCAGCCCTGAGAACAGCAAGAGATATTGGAGCGAGCACGGTAGCTATTTCAAATGTTCCGGATCCCAAAGTCGCCAGTTTTGCAGATGTGAGCATAGAAGTTGTCACAGGGCCCGAAGTGCTCACGGGCTCAACCAGAATGAAAGCAGGAACTGCCCAGAAAATGGTATTAAACATGATAAGCACAGTGACGATGATTGAAATGGGAAAAGTCTACCGGAACTTCATGACAGACCTTGTTGTAACTAACAGGAAATTGGTTGAAAGAGCAATTAAAATGATTCAAATAGCAACTGGAATAGGCTACGAAAAGGCAAAAAAGCTTTTCGAAGACTCAGGAAAAGTCCCCAGAATAGCTATTTATATGGCTCTTACAGGAGCAGATAGAGAAAAGGCAAAAGCTGAACTCGAAAAAGCCGACGGAAAATTGTACAAAGCTCTTGGCGAAAATGAAAGTTAA
- the proC gene encoding pyrroline-5-carboxylate reductase translates to MDIGIIGIGNIGSILLERFLRLKSELKLYIFNRTPQKMDPYRKIDNIICCNGSAEVSEKAEIIFFAVKPQDVSTLFEQVKNVDFTSKVVVSTMAGISMKVLEEELGTKKVVRIMPNIPGMIGKGVTGISYSPNISKEERHSIISLLESIGNVVEVKERDFAAVTALSGSGPAFIFVIVEALIDIGLKMGLSYDKARELILDTVIGSVELLKEKGNHPGEFRHLVTSPSGTTIEGIYSLEREGLRGTIMKTILDTYIKAGKINEEIEKKL, encoded by the coding sequence ATGGATATAGGGATTATAGGTATTGGAAACATAGGGAGCATTCTCCTTGAAAGATTTTTGCGACTAAAATCGGAGTTGAAGCTTTACATTTTCAACCGGACCCCTCAAAAGATGGACCCCTACCGTAAAATAGATAATATCATCTGTTGCAACGGTAGCGCTGAAGTTAGCGAGAAAGCAGAAATAATATTCTTTGCAGTCAAACCCCAGGATGTCTCTACGCTTTTTGAACAGGTGAAAAATGTGGATTTTACGAGCAAAGTTGTGGTAAGCACCATGGCCGGTATTTCCATGAAAGTCCTTGAAGAGGAACTTGGCACGAAGAAAGTGGTGAGAATCATGCCTAACATTCCAGGGATGATAGGAAAAGGTGTTACAGGAATTTCATATTCGCCAAATATCTCAAAAGAAGAGCGCCACTCGATTATTTCACTGCTTGAATCCATTGGGAATGTCGTCGAAGTAAAGGAAAGGGATTTTGCAGCTGTAACGGCATTGAGCGGTAGCGGCCCAGCTTTTATCTTTGTAATTGTTGAGGCATTGATTGATATTGGCTTGAAAATGGGGCTCTCTTATGATAAGGCAAGGGAATTGATTCTTGACACCGTTATAGGTTCTGTAGAACTCTTAAAGGAAAAAGGCAATCACCCGGGTGAGTTCAGACACCTTGTAACATCCCCTTCCGGCACTACAATTGAAGGGATATATTCTCTTGAAAGAGAAGGTTTGAGAGGAACGATAATGAAAACTATTCTGGATACCTATATAAAAGCCGGTAAAATCAACGAGGAGATAGAAAAGAAACTGTAA
- a CDS encoding electron transfer flavoprotein subunit alpha/FixB family protein, translating into MSKHIWVIAEKRKGTFHSSTYELLGKAREIAKKIPDALVACVTLTNRSLTPEMREKLSEQGSDVILNIINEKFERFDYLTYLKALESIAEKFNPEIILAPATTTGRTIMPALAASLKTGLTADCTGLDIDNDGNLLQTRPAIGGNIMATIKTPNHRPQMATIRPKTFNPLTEKYSKTAIYHEIIPILDISDKTKLIEFKEISEDQKSIQDSEVVFSGGKGLRKPENLEILKDLAKLVGGAVGASRPLVDSKWIGHENQVGLSGHTVKPKIYIAAGISGAVQHVAGMQTSDIIIAINKDVNAPIFDYSDIGLVGDAAEILEMLHRALKNIKEEIPDA; encoded by the coding sequence ATGAGTAAGCATATATGGGTAATAGCTGAAAAGAGAAAAGGCACCTTTCATTCAAGCACTTATGAACTCCTGGGGAAAGCCAGGGAGATCGCAAAAAAAATCCCGGATGCTCTGGTTGCCTGTGTTACTTTGACGAATAGAAGTCTGACCCCGGAAATGAGGGAGAAGCTATCTGAACAGGGGTCGGACGTAATTTTGAATATAATTAACGAAAAATTTGAAAGGTTCGACTACTTAACGTATCTCAAAGCTCTTGAAAGTATCGCAGAGAAATTCAACCCTGAAATAATACTTGCACCTGCAACGACAACAGGCAGAACTATAATGCCAGCATTGGCAGCATCTTTGAAGACAGGTCTTACAGCAGATTGTACCGGTCTTGACATAGACAATGACGGGAATTTGCTCCAGACAAGGCCGGCTATTGGCGGAAATATAATGGCAACCATAAAAACCCCAAATCACAGGCCGCAAATGGCAACAATCAGGCCAAAAACTTTCAATCCATTAACAGAAAAATACTCAAAGACTGCAATTTACCACGAAATAATCCCGATTCTTGATATTTCCGATAAAACAAAGCTTATTGAATTCAAAGAAATTTCTGAAGATCAAAAAAGCATCCAGGATTCTGAGGTTGTGTTTTCCGGCGGAAAGGGGCTGAGAAAGCCCGAAAACCTTGAAATACTGAAAGATCTTGCGAAGTTGGTCGGCGGGGCGGTAGGAGCATCAAGGCCCCTTGTAGATTCTAAGTGGATAGGCCATGAAAACCAGGTGGGGTTGAGCGGCCACACCGTGAAGCCGAAAATTTACATCGCCGCAGGCATTTCAGGCGCTGTTCAGCACGTTGCGGGTATGCAAACATCTGATATCATCATCGCCATTAACAAAGACGTGAACGCCCCTATTTTCGACTACTCGGATATAGGGCTTGTTGGCGACGCAGCTGAAATACTTGAAATGCTCCATAGAGCCCTGAAGAATATCAAGGAGGAAATACCGGATGCCTGA
- a CDS encoding DUF1175 domain-containing protein, which translates to MKNIFLYFFYFLFSFAGLYLIYQAGGVIRHPPIIESSYTTGDILTLKLPRLEFEKLLELSFSGLYLENRTINLDGDIYEFRIIDRKGSISLNYNGLYIYSRNYEYSFKQWQDENSDGYPDAMTLYGEDAENFIRWFLNIAIYQFLEPSPKWPENQRDCAGLIRFAFKEALKKHDESWYRNTGINPELWREKTGVDLKNIPDVQAYNYPNVPKAGAFIFIAGSELSTYANAYTLLKYNTRFISRNLEDARPGDLLFFQHPNPLTFHSMIYTGDGLIYHTGPESEIDPGKIKLWKVEDYLRLMPVQWLPISENTYFLGVYRFKILGNQ; encoded by the coding sequence ATGAAAAACATATTTTTATATTTCTTTTATTTCTTATTTTCATTTGCCGGGTTATATTTAATATACCAAGCGGGCGGGGTTATCAGGCATCCTCCAATTATTGAATCTTCTTATACCACAGGGGACATCTTAACTCTAAAACTGCCGCGCCTTGAATTTGAAAAGCTTCTGGAGCTTTCCTTTTCTGGACTTTATCTTGAAAACCGAACCATAAACCTTGATGGCGACATCTATGAATTCAGGATTATTGACCGGAAAGGTTCCATTTCCCTCAATTATAATGGACTATACATATATTCCAGAAACTATGAATACAGTTTCAAGCAGTGGCAAGATGAAAACAGTGATGGTTATCCCGATGCAATGACCCTATATGGAGAAGATGCCGAAAATTTCATAAGGTGGTTTTTGAATATAGCCATATACCAGTTTTTGGAGCCTTCACCAAAATGGCCAGAAAATCAGAGAGACTGTGCGGGATTGATCCGCTTTGCCTTCAAAGAAGCTCTCAAAAAGCATGACGAAAGCTGGTATAGGAACACAGGAATAAACCCGGAATTGTGGCGTGAAAAAACCGGGGTTGATCTAAAAAATATTCCGGATGTTCAAGCATACAACTATCCCAACGTACCAAAAGCAGGAGCTTTTATCTTCATAGCAGGTTCAGAGCTTAGCACTTATGCCAACGCTTATACCCTTTTGAAATACAACACCAGATTCATCAGCCGTAATCTCGAAGATGCCCGTCCCGGGGATTTGCTCTTTTTCCAGCATCCGAATCCTTTAACCTTTCATTCAATGATCTACACAGGTGATGGGTTGATTTACCACACAGGCCCTGAATCGGAAATTGACCCGGGAAAGATAAAGCTCTGGAAAGTGGAAGATTATTTAAGGCTCATGCCGGTGCAATGGCTCCCGATTTCCGAGAACACTTACTTTCTTGGGGTATACCGCTTTAAAATACTGGGAAATCAATGA
- a CDS encoding MBL fold metallo-hydrolase, translating into MRIQVLCNDKALKGFESEHGLSLYIESYNHHILFDTGSSDVAVKNSEKLRLSLKEIDFVVISHGHYDHIGGLDSILKATGKTRVYAGKGCLLPRYSGPRRAGAPESKMQYQKLGARFEEIDQISAPAKNSFLLPAVPFRTSEMPSARFKRLGIEERVRDFFEDELGLIVIENQNAVLFTGCSHRGIGNIILEATKHWKIKTVVGGLHLLHKSPGEIEEICRLIKPFNIEKFYIGHCTGDQAIETFSKKLQAVVKELKAGQIIEI; encoded by the coding sequence ATGAGAATTCAAGTTCTTTGCAATGACAAAGCGTTAAAAGGTTTTGAATCAGAACATGGGCTTTCCCTTTACATTGAATCCTATAATCATCATATCCTTTTTGATACAGGCAGCAGTGATGTTGCTGTCAAAAATTCTGAAAAGCTTCGACTTAGCCTGAAAGAGATAGATTTTGTTGTCATAAGCCATGGTCATTACGACCATATTGGTGGCCTTGATAGCATTCTTAAAGCAACGGGGAAAACAAGAGTTTATGCTGGCAAAGGATGTCTTTTGCCTCGTTACAGTGGCCCCAGACGTGCAGGTGCGCCTGAAAGCAAGATGCAGTATCAAAAGCTTGGAGCTCGTTTTGAAGAAATTGACCAGATCAGCGCACCAGCAAAAAACTCTTTCTTACTTCCCGCTGTGCCCTTCAGGACTTCAGAAATGCCATCGGCAAGGTTCAAGCGCCTGGGCATTGAGGAAAGAGTTCGTGATTTCTTCGAAGATGAACTCGGATTGATTGTGATAGAAAACCAAAATGCTGTTTTGTTCACCGGGTGCTCTCATAGAGGCATTGGTAATATAATACTCGAAGCTACAAAGCACTGGAAGATAAAAACTGTTGTTGGTGGCCTTCACTTGCTGCACAAATCCCCGGGTGAAATCGAAGAAATCTGCCGGCTAATAAAACCCTTCAACATAGAAAAATTCTATATTGGCCACTGTACGGGTGATCAGGCAATAGAAACCTTCTCAAAAAAGCTTCAGGCTGTTGTGAAAGAGCTGAAAGCCGGGCAGATAATAGAAATCTGA